The Macaca fascicularis isolate 582-1 chromosome 11, T2T-MFA8v1.1 genome includes a region encoding these proteins:
- the LOC102145267 gene encoding C-type lectin domain family 1 member B isoform X4, producing MQHNYLQDENENRTGTLQQLAKRFCQYVIKQSELKGTFKGHKCSPCDTNWRYYGDNCYGFFKHNLTWKESKQYCTDLNATLLKIDNHNILEYIKARTGLIRWVGLSRQKSNEVWKWEDGSVLSENMFELLEDGKGNMNCAYFHNGKMHPTFCENKHYLMCERKAGMTKVDQLP from the exons GGAACTCTGCAACAATTAGCAAAGCGTTTCTGCCAATATGTAATAAAACAATCAGAACTAAAGGGCACTTTCA AAGGTCATAAATGCAGCCCCTGTGACACAAACTGGAGATACTATGGAGATAACTGCTATGGGTTCTTCAAGCACAACTTAACATGGAAAGAGAGTAAGCAGTACTGCACTGACTTGAATGCTACTCTACTGAAGATTGACAACCATAACATTCTG GAATACATCAAAGCCAGGACTGGTTTAATTCGTTGGGTCGGATTATCTCGCCAGAAGTCCAATGAGGTctggaagtgggaggatggctcggTTCTCTCAGAAAATAT GTTTGAGCTTTTGGAAGACGGAAAAGGAAATATGAACTGTGCTTATTTTCATAATGGGAAAATGCACCCTACCTTCTGTGAAAACAAACATTATTTAATGTGTGAGAGGAAGGCTGGCATGACCAAGGTTGACCAACTACCTTAA